The Corynebacterium vitaeruminis DSM 20294 genome window below encodes:
- a CDS encoding urease accessory protein UreD has protein sequence MRREFTTRGELRLRVGVEAGRSTPRSQFHRGALSTMRPLYLEDSGQVTVFILNPGGGYVSGDVYDLSVEVEEGAELLLTTQSATKVYRTTGLPACQTMSVRVADRGVMEYLPDQLIVYRDGCYEQLGDFELSPTAHLLVGEVITPGWSPTSEPFEYEEIRLRSSVWVCDESGERRPLLVDFLRICPPESVTGIGVLEGHSHCGQLLIIDRRLDEAFMDEVLALAEKCPAEVGVTLTGAEFTCADGGPAPRCLVVRSLGRGTGEIDALHRAIANTARTRFFERPNINLRKY, from the coding sequence TTGCGTAGGGAATTCACCACCCGCGGGGAGCTGCGCCTCCGCGTCGGCGTGGAGGCGGGAAGGTCGACGCCGCGCTCGCAGTTCCACCGCGGCGCGCTGTCGACGATGCGCCCGCTGTATCTGGAGGACTCGGGCCAGGTCACCGTGTTCATCCTCAACCCCGGCGGCGGCTACGTCAGCGGCGACGTCTACGACCTTTCCGTCGAGGTCGAGGAGGGCGCCGAGCTCCTCCTGACGACCCAGTCTGCGACCAAGGTCTACCGCACCACCGGGCTGCCAGCATGCCAGACGATGTCCGTGCGCGTGGCCGACCGCGGGGTCATGGAATACCTGCCCGACCAGCTCATCGTGTACCGCGACGGGTGCTACGAGCAGCTGGGGGACTTCGAGCTTTCCCCCACCGCCCACCTCCTTGTGGGCGAGGTGATCACGCCCGGCTGGTCGCCGACGAGCGAGCCCTTCGAATACGAGGAGATCCGCCTGCGCAGCTCGGTGTGGGTGTGCGACGAGTCGGGCGAGCGGCGGCCCCTGCTGGTGGATTTCTTGCGCATCTGCCCGCCCGAGTCCGTGACCGGCATCGGCGTGCTCGAAGGCCACAGCCACTGCGGGCAGCTGCTCATCATCGACCGGCGCCTCGACGAGGCCTTCATGGACGAGGTCCTCGCGCTGGCGGAGAAGTGCCCCGCCGAGGTGGGAGTGACGCTCACCGGTGCGGAGTTCACCTGCGCCGACGGCGGGCCCGCCCCGCGGTGCCTCGTCGTGCGCTCGCTGGGGCGCGGCACCGGGGAGATCGACGCGCTGCACCGGGCGATCGCGAACACCGCGCGCACGCGGTTTTTCGAACGGCCAAATATAAACTTGCGAAAATACTAG
- a CDS encoding PTS system mannose/fructose/sorbose family transporter subunit IID produces MTAPNDSSARSAAAPAAPANPAAPAAKAPGLTRRDMFATYLRSTFMLGSFNFERMQAIGVCVTLMPAIRRFYSKKEDQAAALARHLEFYNTHPWISSSIFGVTAAMERQKASGEDISDADITNVKVGLMAPLAGVGDPLFWGTARPVLAALGASLALKGNILGPIIFFFGLTIIRILTRWYGFKFGYEKGMEIVSEVGGSTLQRLTQIASIMGLFVMGSLVSKWTSINFPAVLSSYTDQDGKEVVTTVQDMLDTLLPGMAALLLTFLCMWLLRKKVNAIWIIFGMFVIGILGYWAGILAP; encoded by the coding sequence ATGACTGCTCCCAACGATTCGTCCGCACGCTCTGCTGCGGCCCCGGCGGCACCAGCCAACCCGGCGGCCCCGGCAGCAAAGGCCCCCGGCCTCACCCGGCGCGACATGTTCGCCACCTACCTGCGCTCCACCTTCATGCTCGGCTCCTTCAACTTCGAGCGCATGCAGGCCATCGGCGTGTGCGTCACCCTCATGCCCGCCATCCGGCGGTTCTACTCCAAGAAGGAGGACCAGGCCGCGGCGCTGGCCCGCCACCTGGAGTTCTACAACACCCACCCGTGGATCTCATCGTCCATCTTCGGCGTCACCGCCGCAATGGAGCGCCAGAAGGCCTCCGGCGAGGACATCTCGGACGCCGACATCACCAACGTCAAGGTCGGCCTCATGGCTCCGCTCGCGGGCGTCGGCGACCCGCTGTTCTGGGGCACCGCCCGCCCGGTGCTCGCCGCCCTCGGCGCCTCGCTCGCGCTCAAGGGCAATATCCTGGGCCCGATCATCTTCTTCTTCGGGCTGACGATCATCCGCATCCTCACCCGCTGGTACGGCTTCAAGTTCGGCTACGAGAAGGGCATGGAGATCGTCTCGGAGGTGGGCGGCAGCACCTTGCAGCGCCTGACGCAGATCGCCTCCATCATGGGCCTGTTCGTCATGGGCTCGCTCGTGTCCAAGTGGACCTCGATCAACTTCCCCGCCGTGCTGTCCTCCTACACCGACCAGGACGGCAAGGAAGTGGTCACCACCGTCCAGGACATGCTGGACACCCTGCTACCCGGCATGGCCGCGCTGCTTCTGACGTTCCTGTGCATGTGGCTGCTGCGCAAGAAGGTCAACGCCATCTGGATCATCTTCGGGATGTTCGTCATCGGCATCCTCGGCTACTGGGCAGGTATCTTGGCCCCATAG
- a CDS encoding urease subunit gamma — MHLLPREQEKLMLVVANDLARRRQARGLKLNYPEAVAIISYELLEGARDGKTVPELMDFGTTILGREDVLDGVPELVSQVQVEATFPDGTKLVTVHTPIR; from the coding sequence ATGCATCTACTACCGCGCGAACAAGAAAAACTCATGCTTGTCGTGGCCAACGACCTTGCGCGGAGGCGCCAGGCCCGCGGGCTCAAACTCAACTACCCCGAGGCCGTGGCGATCATCTCCTACGAGCTGCTCGAGGGCGCCCGCGACGGCAAGACCGTTCCCGAGCTCATGGACTTCGGGACCACCATCCTAGGCCGCGAGGACGTCCTCGACGGCGTGCCCGAGCTCGTCTCCCAGGTGCAGGTGGAGGCCACCTTCCCCGACGGGACGAAGCTCGTCACCGTCCACACCCCCATCCGCTAA
- the ureG gene encoding urease accessory protein UreG yields the protein MTNAKEPVIIGIGGPVGAGKTQLIERITRALDGEFSMAAITNDIYTIEDAKILARNSVLPVERIVGIETGGCPHTAIREDTSMNEDAIAQLKRSFPDLDMIFVESGGDNLSATFSPELVDVSIYVIDVAQGEKIPRKAGQGMIKSDLFVINKTDLAPYVGADLSVMEADSKVFRKDRAFAFTNLKTDEGLDAVLGWLRRDVLLSDLA from the coding sequence ATGACCAACGCGAAAGAACCAGTCATCATCGGCATCGGAGGGCCCGTCGGGGCGGGAAAGACCCAGCTCATCGAGCGCATCACCCGCGCCCTCGACGGCGAGTTTTCGATGGCCGCCATCACCAACGACATCTACACCATCGAGGACGCGAAGATCCTTGCGCGCAATTCCGTGCTGCCGGTCGAGCGCATCGTCGGCATCGAGACCGGTGGCTGCCCGCACACCGCCATCCGCGAGGACACCTCCATGAACGAGGACGCGATCGCCCAGCTCAAGCGGTCTTTCCCTGACCTAGACATGATCTTCGTCGAGTCCGGCGGCGACAACCTGTCCGCCACGTTCAGCCCCGAGCTGGTCGACGTCTCCATCTACGTCATCGACGTGGCCCAGGGTGAGAAGATCCCGCGCAAGGCCGGCCAGGGCATGATCAAGTCCGACCTCTTCGTCATCAACAAGACCGACCTCGCGCCGTACGTTGGCGCGGATCTGTCGGTCATGGAGGCCGACTCCAAGGTCTTCCGCAAGGACCGCGCCTTCGCGTTTACCAACCTCAAGACCGACGAGGGCCTCGACGCAGTGCTCGGGTGGCTTCGCCGCGATGTGCTCCTTTCCGACCTTGCGTAG
- the ureC gene encoding urease subunit alpha produces MSFELSREEYASLYGPTAGDSVRLGDTELFITVEKDLTTPGEEAVFGGGKVIRDGMGQNGHLRDNVPDVVITNVVILDASGIIKADVAITDGKISAIGKAGNPDIMDGVTIPIGVATDVFAGEGKILTAGGIDTHIHFISPDQVHTALVSGITTMIGGGTGPSESTKATTITPGAWNLHMMLRSVENFPMNFGFLGKGHGNDVALMAEQITAGAIGLKIHEDWGATPNTIDTALKVADEYDVQVAIHTDTLNEAGFLEDTRAAIAGRVIHTFHTEGAGGGHAPDIIRLAGEPNILPASTNPTLPFTVNTAEEHLDMLMVCHHLNPSIPEDVAFADSRIRPETIAAEDVLHDMGVFSITSSDSQAMGRVGEVILRTWQVADSMKKQRGTLPEDEDIFGDNFRAKRYVAKYTINPAIAHGISDVVGSVEVGKFADLVLWDPRFFAVRPEVVFKGGFAVSVAMGDPNASIPTPQPQTYRASWGALGSAVSQTSITFLSQAAADAGLADELGLKKKVAACHGIRSLGKKDMVLNDALPTIDVDPQTYEVKVDGEAISCEPAQTVPLGRLYHLF; encoded by the coding sequence ATGTCCTTTGAACTTTCCCGCGAGGAGTACGCCTCCCTCTACGGCCCCACTGCGGGCGACTCGGTCCGGCTCGGCGACACCGAGCTGTTCATCACCGTCGAGAAAGACCTCACCACCCCCGGCGAGGAGGCCGTCTTCGGCGGCGGCAAGGTGATCCGCGACGGCATGGGTCAAAACGGGCACCTGCGCGATAACGTCCCCGACGTGGTGATCACGAACGTGGTCATCCTCGACGCGAGCGGCATCATCAAGGCCGACGTGGCCATCACCGACGGCAAGATCTCCGCCATCGGCAAGGCGGGCAACCCCGACATCATGGACGGGGTGACCATCCCCATCGGCGTGGCCACCGACGTCTTCGCGGGCGAGGGCAAGATCCTCACCGCGGGCGGCATCGACACCCACATCCACTTCATCTCCCCCGACCAGGTCCACACCGCGCTGGTCTCCGGCATCACGACGATGATCGGCGGTGGGACCGGCCCGTCCGAGTCGACCAAGGCGACCACGATCACCCCGGGCGCCTGGAACCTGCACATGATGCTGCGCTCGGTGGAGAACTTCCCGATGAACTTCGGGTTCCTGGGCAAGGGCCACGGCAACGATGTCGCGCTCATGGCCGAGCAGATCACCGCGGGCGCCATCGGGCTGAAGATCCACGAGGACTGGGGCGCCACGCCCAACACGATCGACACCGCTCTGAAGGTCGCCGACGAGTACGACGTCCAGGTCGCCATCCACACCGACACCCTCAACGAGGCGGGCTTCCTGGAGGACACCCGGGCCGCGATCGCCGGGCGCGTCATCCACACCTTCCACACCGAGGGCGCCGGCGGTGGGCACGCCCCGGACATCATCCGGCTCGCCGGCGAGCCGAACATCCTCCCGGCCTCGACGAACCCGACCCTGCCGTTCACCGTCAACACCGCCGAGGAGCACCTCGACATGCTGATGGTCTGCCACCACCTCAACCCCTCGATCCCCGAGGACGTGGCCTTCGCCGACTCCCGCATCCGCCCGGAGACCATCGCCGCCGAGGACGTCCTCCACGACATGGGCGTCTTCTCTATCACCTCCTCCGACTCCCAGGCCATGGGGCGCGTCGGCGAGGTCATCCTGCGCACCTGGCAGGTCGCCGATTCCATGAAGAAGCAGCGCGGCACCCTGCCGGAGGACGAGGACATCTTCGGCGACAACTTCCGCGCCAAGCGCTACGTGGCCAAGTACACCATCAACCCGGCGATCGCCCACGGCATCTCCGACGTCGTGGGCTCCGTCGAGGTGGGCAAGTTCGCCGACCTCGTCTTGTGGGACCCACGCTTCTTCGCCGTGCGCCCCGAGGTCGTGTTCAAGGGAGGCTTCGCGGTCTCGGTCGCGATGGGCGACCCCAACGCCTCCATCCCCACTCCGCAGCCGCAGACCTACCGCGCCTCGTGGGGCGCGCTCGGCAGCGCGGTGTCGCAGACCTCCATCACCTTCCTCAGCCAGGCCGCGGCCGACGCGGGGCTCGCCGACGAGCTGGGGCTGAAGAAAAAGGTCGCCGCCTGCCACGGGATCCGGTCCCTGGGCAAGAAGGACATGGTGCTCAACGACGCCCTACCCACCATCGACGTCGATCCCCAGACCTACGAGGTGAAGGTGGACGGCGAGGCCATCTCCTGCGAGCCCGCGCAGACCGTGCCGCTCGGACGCCTTTACCACCTCTTCTAG
- a CDS encoding urease subunit beta, with translation MIPGELHLGSSPILCNKGRERTELTVTNTGDRPVQVGSHYHFAEANPALDFDRDAAFGKRLDIPAGTAVRFEPGDHKTVSLINYAGARQVHGFRGLTNGPLGAN, from the coding sequence ATGATTCCCGGAGAACTCCACCTCGGCTCCTCGCCGATCCTATGCAACAAGGGGCGCGAGCGCACCGAGCTGACGGTCACCAACACCGGCGACCGCCCGGTTCAGGTCGGCTCCCACTACCACTTCGCGGAGGCGAACCCCGCGCTCGACTTTGATCGCGACGCGGCCTTCGGCAAGCGCCTCGACATCCCCGCCGGCACCGCCGTCCGCTTCGAGCCCGGCGACCACAAGACGGTCAGCCTCATCAATTACGCCGGCGCACGCCAGGTCCACGGCTTCCGCGGCCTGACGAACGGCCCCCTAGGAGCGAACTAA
- the ureE gene encoding urease accessory protein UreE, with translation MIFTDVLGNESTPAGEKLLADHHIERLLLDDHELRKRILRATTDHGTEVGVRLPAGAAPLADGDILYLDDHNAIVVRVNPTDVLIIRPTTLKEMGFVAHSLGNRHLPAQFYAADSGFDPEGADCMVVQYDHTVEDFLAHHGVAYSRESKVTPEPFRHVEHTH, from the coding sequence ATGATTTTCACCGACGTCCTCGGAAACGAGTCCACCCCCGCAGGCGAGAAGCTGCTCGCCGACCACCACATCGAGCGGCTGCTCCTCGACGACCACGAGCTGCGCAAGCGCATCCTGCGCGCGACGACCGACCACGGCACCGAGGTCGGCGTGCGCCTTCCCGCGGGCGCGGCGCCCCTAGCAGATGGCGACATCCTCTACCTCGACGATCACAACGCCATCGTCGTGCGCGTCAACCCGACCGACGTGCTCATCATCCGCCCGACGACGCTGAAGGAGATGGGGTTCGTGGCCCACAGCCTCGGCAACCGGCACCTGCCCGCGCAGTTCTACGCCGCCGACTCCGGCTTCGACCCCGAAGGCGCCGACTGCATGGTCGTGCAGTACGACCACACGGTGGAGGACTTCCTCGCCCACCACGGCGTCGCCTACTCGCGCGAGTCGAAGGTCACGCCCGAGCCCTTCCGCCACGTGGAGCACACGCACTGA
- a CDS encoding urease accessory protein UreF, whose protein sequence is MPAPPLPHLAAMQLLDSAAPTGAFAHSMGFETYMERGAIDSPDTFAAWLESFVRHQLAFTDAVTVRLAWAAESFDEVRQLDRLLDALTIPAEAKKANAAMGKRLLTIAASNYAPEPEGASWLVRYRQGVDKQCLKSHPAIVWGITARELGLDSDAAVSYHLYATAIALTQNAVRAIPLGQDAGQRIQRRAQAWIADATEASRGRGIDDLGAAVPGLEIAQMQHAQQRARLFMS, encoded by the coding sequence ATGCCCGCCCCACCGCTGCCGCACCTGGCGGCCATGCAACTGCTCGACTCCGCCGCACCCACCGGCGCCTTCGCGCACTCGATGGGGTTCGAGACCTACATGGAGCGCGGCGCCATCGACTCCCCCGACACCTTTGCGGCGTGGCTGGAGTCCTTCGTCCGCCACCAGCTCGCCTTCACCGACGCGGTGACCGTCCGGCTCGCGTGGGCGGCGGAGTCCTTTGATGAGGTGCGCCAGCTCGACCGCCTGCTCGACGCGCTGACCATCCCGGCGGAGGCCAAGAAGGCGAACGCGGCCATGGGCAAGCGCCTGCTCACCATCGCCGCCAGCAACTACGCCCCCGAGCCCGAGGGCGCCTCGTGGCTCGTGCGCTACCGGCAAGGCGTCGACAAGCAATGCCTGAAAAGCCACCCCGCGATCGTCTGGGGAATCACCGCGCGCGAGCTGGGGCTGGATTCCGACGCGGCGGTGTCGTACCACCTGTACGCGACGGCGATCGCGCTGACGCAGAACGCGGTGCGCGCCATCCCCCTCGGGCAGGACGCCGGGCAACGGATCCAGCGGCGGGCGCAGGCCTGGATCGCCGACGCCACCGAGGCCTCGCGAGGGCGCGGCATCGACGACCTGGGCGCTGCGGTGCCCGGCCTCGAAATCGCCCAGATGCAGCACGCCCAGCAGCGGGCCAGGCTATTTATGAGTTAG
- a CDS encoding HAD family hydrolase, with the protein MSGKLISVDLDGTIVFERQVDPDGIAALHEWQAAGNLAVCNTGKSIAATKHALRNTDLEFDYYVLYTGAVVTNKDYEVLTSHTLPNEVVTEIATKLQGMDNLAVFATTLDTPDVRISSTINASKSTSILQTFAPLTIAEIPEHTFVGIPLWLDDTDEAIDALHQQILSEYGEILDCHRNQNFLDIVPPNCTKATGLEWLVPRLDHSQHIHFETYSLGDSWNDMDMHNWADHSVSFPYSPAEVQELTEQVTPTAAEFIRKVLAQ; encoded by the coding sequence ATGTCCGGCAAGCTCATCAGCGTCGACCTCGACGGAACCATCGTCTTCGAGCGCCAAGTCGATCCCGACGGCATCGCCGCGCTCCACGAGTGGCAGGCCGCGGGCAACCTCGCCGTGTGCAACACCGGCAAGTCCATCGCGGCCACCAAGCACGCGCTGCGCAACACGGACCTCGAGTTCGACTACTACGTGCTCTACACGGGCGCGGTGGTCACCAACAAGGACTACGAGGTGCTCACCAGCCACACCCTGCCCAACGAGGTGGTCACCGAGATCGCCACGAAGCTGCAGGGCATGGACAACCTCGCCGTGTTCGCCACCACGCTGGATACTCCGGACGTGCGCATCTCCAGCACCATCAACGCGTCGAAGAGCACGAGCATCCTCCAGACCTTCGCTCCCCTGACCATCGCGGAGATCCCCGAGCACACCTTCGTGGGCATCCCGCTGTGGCTCGACGACACCGACGAGGCCATCGACGCCCTCCACCAGCAGATCCTGAGCGAGTACGGCGAGATCCTCGACTGCCACAGGAACCAGAACTTCCTCGACATCGTGCCGCCGAACTGCACCAAGGCCACCGGGCTGGAGTGGCTGGTCCCCCGCCTCGATCACTCGCAGCACATCCACTTCGAGACTTACTCGCTCGGCGACTCGTGGAACGACATGGACATGCACAACTGGGCCGACCACAGCGTGTCCTTCCCCTATTCGCCTGCCGAGGTCCAGGAGCTGACCGAGCAGGTCACGCCCACCGCCGCCGAATTCATCCGAAAGGTTCTCGCGCAATGA